The Rhodococcus antarcticus DNA segment CCGTCCCGTCGCGGGTGCCGACTCACCCCGCGTGCTGCTGATGGGCATCCCGACCCGGGGCACCACCCTCGCCGCGCGCCTCGCCGACGCGGTGGCCGAGTTCTCCGGCGTGCGTCCCGGCCTCGGCTCGCTGGACACGACGCTCTACCGCGACGATCTCCGGCGCCGCCCGCCGCGCGCCCTGGAGAGCACCTCGGTGCCCGACGGCGGCGTGGACGATGCCCTCGTGGTCCTCGTCGACGACGTGCTGTTCTCCGGCCGCACCGTCAGGGCCGCCCTGGACGCGCTGCGCGACCTCGGCCGCCCGCGCGCGGTCCAGCTCGCCGTCCTGGTCGACCGCGGCCACCGCGAGCTGCCGATCCGGGCGGACTACGTGGGCAAGAACGTGCCGACCGCGCGGACCGAGGACGTGGCCGTGCTGCTCACCGAGCACGACGGCCGGGACGCCGTCGTGCTGAGGCCGGCGGTGCTGCTGCCCGGCACCGGCCGGCCGGGGAGCGGTTCGTGAAGCACCTGCTCAGCGTGGACGACCTCACCGCCGACGCGGCGACCGCCATCCTCGACGACGCCGAGCGCCTGGAGCAGGCCCTGCTCGGCCGCGAGGTGCGCAAGCTGCCGACCCTGCGCGGGCGGACGGTGATGACCGTGTTCTTCGAGGACTCCAC contains these protein-coding regions:
- the pyrR gene encoding bifunctional pyr operon transcriptional regulator/uracil phosphoribosyltransferase PyrR yields the protein MLPAPEAVGPPGGADGTATERELLGAADVTRTVARIAHELIEKTALDARPVAGADSPRVLLMGIPTRGTTLAARLADAVAEFSGVRPGLGSLDTTLYRDDLRRRPPRALESTSVPDGGVDDALVVLVDDVLFSGRTVRAALDALRDLGRPRAVQLAVLVDRGHRELPIRADYVGKNVPTARTEDVAVLLTEHDGRDAVVLRPAVLLPGTGRPGSGS